Genomic segment of Nitrosopumilaceae archaeon AB1(1):
ACTTCCTTTGACTCTAATGATTTAGTATCTGCACAAATTGGTAATGGAATAAACTTTGATGGAGTAGACCACGCCAACGGTGTTTATCTTGAACTTCCAGACTTGACAGCTAGTCTATTCTACAATACAAACTTTACCATCTCGGTATGGGCAAATATTGATGTCCTTAAAAATTGGGCTAGAATCGTTGATTTTGGCAAGGGTCAGGATGATAACAATATTCTAATTGCTGCCCATCGCACTAACCCGCATTTGAGATATGATATGCGACAGGGTACCAGCTCTGATGGTGTCACAGCTAGTGATATTTTGCAGACAGGTCAATGGGCATACTTTACAGTTGTACATGAATCATCAGGTACAGCAACTATCTACAAAAATGGCGCCTCAATTACTAGTGGTGCTGTGCATACATCTCTTGATGAGAATAGAGCATCAAACTATATCGGAAGATCCAATTGGGGAACTGATTCCTACTTTGATGGCAAATTCGATGAATTCCGACTATCCTCTACTGCTCGCTCTGCAGACTGGATTGCAACAGAGTATGCAAATCAAAACTCTCCTTCTACTTTCTTTACTATATCTGGAGTACAGAATAGATTTGGCTCTAGTGCACTTGACACCACTCCACCAATCATCACACTGAATGGTGCTAGTATAATAACACTAAGCATTGGCTCTACATATAATGAGCAAAACGCCACTACTGATGATGGCTCTCCTATCGTCATTGGTGGTGACACTGTAGATACAAATACTGAAGGCAATTACACCATCACATACAACTCTGCTGATTCATCAGGCAATAATGCCACCCAAGTTAATAGAACTGTAATAATTTCTGCACCAGATACTACTCCCCCAGTAATCACACTAATTGGTAATACTACTGTTTATGTAGAACTTGGCTCATCCTACTCTGAACTGGGAGCCAATACTGATGATGGCTCTACAATAGTCATTGGTGGTGACACTGTAAATCCTGATACCTTGGGCAACTATACCATCACTTACGACTCTACGAATTCGGCAGGAGATGCTATCCAAGTGAATCGAACCATAGTTGTTCGTGATACTATACGACCCACAGTTGTTGGTACTCCAACATATAATGCTCTGACACATACCCTGTCCATTACATTTAGTGAAAATGTAACTGTAACAGATTCATCACAACTTGTTTTATCTGGTGGATTCTCACCTTCTACTGCTATTAATTATACAAACAATCCTACTTTGGTTCTAACTTTTAACAGCACAGCCACCGAATCTATATTTAACGTTTTTATCGGGTCAGTTGATGGTCCTCAAGTGGCTATTAACGCAAATTCTATTGTAGATGTTGCAAATAATAGTATACTTACTAATAACCCATCATTTAACGTCCAAAACATCATTTCATCAGACGATCAGGTATTATCTCCTACCACTATTCATGTGGACGCACCATTAATTCTCACACCTGAACATCAAAATGTTACTATCAATTATACCGCTGCTTCTTTTGGCAATACTATTACTATCACTGCAGGATTAAGTGCCAAACTTGTATCTACTAATGTCATTACAGTCATGATACCTACTAGTACTATTATTACTCATGATGGTACTTGGGATTCGCAATTCCTTGCACCACGTACTGCTACTATTACTGTACCCTCTACAACTGTAGGTCAGACTACTACTAGTCATGTAACGATTACAGCTATAACTTTGGGAGATGTAACAATTGATCTCAACCTAGGTGATACAGTTGCGTCTATTGTATTTGAAAATCAAGGTGAAAATAATTATAATGTATATTATGTAAATACTATTGGCTCTACACCAACCCAGATATCATCCTGTGGTACTAGTAATATCGCAGAAATTAATACTCTTTTAACCACTACTACCACAAACGAATGTTTTGTAGATGACAACACTCATGTAACAATTTACACCACTCACCTATCCACCTATGCTCTAATATCTTCCACCAGTGCCACTAGTACTCAAGCACCTGCACCTATTCCATTTACTAGTGGTGGTGGTGGCAGTAGCTCAGGAGGCGGCGCAGGTCGTATATTCACTGGTGGTCAAGCTCCAATAATTGCAGAGGCTATTATTCACAAAGTATCTTGGGAAGTAGCTGATGATAAAAAACTAGTTGAAATTATTGCTAGCCCATCATCTGATGGTGCTTTTGTTACTATTAGTAGTTCCAAACTAGGGGTAATTGCAACTCAACTCTCCCTAACACAGCCCTACTCTGATAGAGTCGTCTATTTGGGTCTAGTGTCTTCTGATGAACGCTTTGTATCTGTAAAGGCTAGTGTATACTCTAATACTTTCTTTACAAGTGAACAAAAATTAGTAGATGTTTCTCAACCCACAGGGTCCATCACTTTTGATTCTACATTACCTGTTACATCTACCGGTACCATAAAGGATGATAAAACCATAGTGGATAATGATACCATGATGGATAATGATACCATGATGGATGATGATACCATGATGGATGATGATACTATAATGGACAATAAAACCATAATGGATGATAAAACCATAATGGATGATAAAACCATAATGGATGATAAAACCATAATGGACAATAAAACCATAAAGGATGATAAAACCATGAATAATGATAACTCTACTACCACTACTGGTGAAGGTGGTTGTCTAATCGCAACAGCAGTATATGGAACTGAGCTTTCACAACAAGTACAAATGCTCAGAGAGATACGTGATACAACTTTAATGACTAGTCTACCTGGAATATCCTTCATAACATCATTCAACCAAATCTATTACACCTTTTCACCTGTAATTGCAGATGCTGAGCGTGAAAACCCTCTACTGCGTGAAATAATTCATACTATTCTGTATCCTCTACTCTCTAGTGTC
This window contains:
- a CDS encoding LamG-like jellyroll fold domain-containing protein — encoded protein: MSNTSDTILYMYYNVSTASSIPYPNVWDSDYEIIYHMDQSTFGAQSTLDSSGNNRHATPLFEGPTSFDSNDLVSAQIGNGINFDGVDHANGVYLELPDLTASLFYNTNFTISVWANIDVLKNWARIVDFGKGQDDNNILIAAHRTNPHLRYDMRQGTSSDGVTASDILQTGQWAYFTVVHESSGTATIYKNGASITSGAVHTSLDENRASNYIGRSNWGTDSYFDGKFDEFRLSSTARSADWIATEYANQNSPSTFFTISGVQNRFGSSALDTTPPIITLNGASIITLSIGSTYNEQNATTDDGSPIVIGGDTVDTNTEGNYTITYNSADSSGNNATQVNRTVIISAPDTTPPVITLIGNTTVYVELGSSYSELGANTDDGSTIVIGGDTVNPDTLGNYTITYDSTNSAGDAIQVNRTIVVRDTIRPTVVGTPTYNALTHTLSITFSENVTVTDSSQLVLSGGFSPSTAINYTNNPTLVLTFNSTATESIFNVFIGSVDGPQVAINANSIVDVANNSILTNNPSFNVQNIISSDDQVLSPTTIHVDAPLILTPEHQNVTINYTAASFGNTITITAGLSAKLVSTNVITVMIPTSTIITHDGTWDSQFLAPRTATITVPSTTVGQTTTSHVTITAITLGDVTIDLNLGDTVASIVFENQGENNYNVYYVNTIGSTPTQISSCGTSNIAEINTLLTTTTTNECFVDDNTHVTIYTTHLSTYALISSTSATSTQAPAPIPFTSGGGGSSSGGGAGRIFTGGQAPIIAEAIIHKVSWEVADDKKLVEIIASPSSDGAFVTISSSKLGVIATQLSLTQPYSDRVVYLGLVSSDERFVSVKASVYSNTFFTSEQKLVDVSQPTGSITFDSTLPVTSTGTIKDDKTIVDNDTMMDNDTMMDDDTMMDDDTIMDNKTIMDDKTIMDDKTIMDDKTIMDNKTIKDDKTMNNDNSTTTTGEGGCLIATAVYGTELSQQVQMLREIRDTTLMTSLPGISFITSFNQIYYTFSPVIADAERENPLLREIIHTILYPLLSSVSIMTMADDSENSVLALGLLVIAINLLIYVGLPTLAFVYLHKKIKSVKLVS